The Aureitalea marina genome includes a window with the following:
- a CDS encoding LapA family protein, translated as MREQITVDKAIKRGHLIVNVPVFIAIIGCPALALYLKKQNLIPGWGIGIAFLIGFVLAWLIWSFMITKWRIWAFENVRNVHELKKRAIQEKLIWNDGNIFEKTEIRNTEDKSKLKKLEKKFEQEDEYREDYSLPPKMEIHYSKTYNYFELGVSILIIGVGIYFFTKGETKQYILGVIMTGIGLYSTIKEFRKAIDRKPKIIIDSKGIQTKNVEFKNWSNIESEEVVQEGYGKSAKSYLTYFYDEEEFEKIEIDSLNVTHRELENIIRTYRIRNNKNYR; from the coding sequence ATGAGAGAACAAATAACAGTTGATAAAGCAATAAAAAGAGGACATTTAATTGTAAATGTTCCTGTATTTATCGCAATTATTGGCTGTCCAGCTTTGGCTTTATACTTAAAAAAACAGAATTTAATTCCTGGTTGGGGAATTGGAATAGCTTTTTTGATAGGGTTTGTTTTAGCTTGGTTAATTTGGAGTTTTATGATTACCAAATGGAGAATTTGGGCATTTGAGAATGTGAGAAACGTACACGAGTTAAAGAAAAGAGCTATCCAAGAAAAATTGATTTGGAATGACGGAAATATTTTTGAAAAAACGGAAATAAGAAATACCGAGGATAAGAGTAAACTAAAAAAACTTGAAAAGAAATTTGAGCAAGAAGATGAATATAGAGAAGATTATTCTCTTCCGCCTAAAATGGAAATTCACTATTCGAAAACCTATAACTATTTTGAACTCGGAGTTTCAATTTTAATAATTGGAGTTGGAATTTATTTTTTCACTAAAGGAGAGACTAAGCAATATATTTTGGGTGTAATTATGACTGGAATTGGACTTTACAGCACAATAAAGGAATTTAGGAAAGCAATTGATAGAAAACCAAAAATAATAATTGACTCAAAAGGTATTCAAACCAAAAACGTGGAATTTAAAAACTGGTCAAATATAGAAAGTGAGGAAGTTGTACAAGAAGGTTATGGAAAGTCAGCTAAATCCTATCTGACTTATTTCTACGATGAAGAAGAATTTGAAAAAATAGAAATTGACTCTCTGAATGTAACACACAGAGAATTAGAAAATATAATAAGAACATATAGAATACGAAATAATAAAAACTACCGCTAA
- a CDS encoding RDD family protein, whose translation MNETPQHAKFWDRVGAYLLDGIIIGFLSFGMNYLNIAYFKSFWIYLLVAVIGLMYKPYFESKYNATLGKLVLNLQVTDWNYNYISFKRALLRSLILILSSLIYIPIHYLAFNNSYMMEATGVFDFSTRLSEVYPLMTLSASMISWIVLADIIVYLVEVNKNQRSLKDFIAKTYVIVKQK comes from the coding sequence ATGAATGAGACTCCACAGCACGCAAAATTTTGGGACCGTGTTGGTGCCTATTTACTAGACGGAATAATCATAGGATTCCTTTCTTTCGGAATGAACTATCTTAATATTGCCTACTTCAAGAGCTTTTGGATTTATCTGCTTGTGGCAGTTATTGGTTTAATGTACAAGCCCTATTTTGAAAGTAAATACAATGCAACACTAGGAAAATTAGTATTGAACCTTCAGGTAACCGATTGGAATTATAATTATATCTCATTCAAAAGAGCTCTTTTAAGGAGCCTAATATTAATTCTGTCCTCGTTAATATATATACCCATTCATTACTTAGCGTTTAATAACTCATATATGATGGAAGCCACCGGAGTATTCGATTTTTCAACTCGTCTAAGTGAGGTTTATCCCTTGATGACTCTTTCTGCCAGTATGATATCTTGGATCGTCCTTGCCGACATCATTGTTTATCTGGTTGAGGTAAACAAAAATCAAAGGTCACTTAAGGATTTCATTGCGAAAACATATGTAATTGTAAAGCAAAAATAG